A stretch of the Pseudomonas helvetica genome encodes the following:
- the recD gene encoding exodeoxyribonuclease V subunit alpha, producing the protein MSRSFADLLPTPLTAESLAQLTPLSRADDLLLLLERWVERGWLRALDKAFVAFLHELAPDGDPLVLLAAALTSHQLGHGHVCLDLFETLKEPDFALSLPPEGDLQTGTLLLPSQLLEALEGARWCKVLASSSLVALAVDERDETQQRPLVLSGKRLYLRRYWTYERRIDSALRQRLIVHEPTPDDLSERLSGLFGQASSSAQIDWQKLACALATRGAFSIVTGGPGTGKTTTVVRLLALLQAPAVEAGKPLRIRLAAPTGKAAARLTESISQQVRTLQVAESVRDKIPSDVTTVHRLLGSRPGTRHFRHHAGNRLPLDVLVVDEASMIDLEMMANLLDALPTHARLVLLGDKDQLASVEAGAVLGDLCRDAEAGWYSPQTRDWLEAVSGENLGSSGLQEDIDATHPLAQQVVMLRHSRRFGEGSGIGQLARWVNQQQADEARKLLAARSHADLFSLPLKGEQDRALERLLLEGHGEGPQGYRHYLSLLRNQRPSINSLPDDPCWIEWARNVLQAFDAFQLLCAVRKGPWGVEGLNQRITGALLKARLIDSDQQWYEGRPVLMTRNDYGLGLMNGDIGIALKLPERDGQEGGRQVLRVAFARNDGQGGVRFVLPSRLNDVETVYAMTVHKSQGSEFAHTALILPDALNPVLTKELIYTGITRAKNWFSLIEPRTGIFEEAVRRKVKRLSGLMLELG; encoded by the coding sequence ATGAGCCGTTCCTTTGCCGATTTGTTACCCACACCGTTGACGGCCGAGAGCCTTGCGCAACTGACACCGCTGAGCCGTGCCGATGACCTGCTGCTGTTGCTTGAACGCTGGGTCGAGCGTGGCTGGCTTCGGGCACTGGACAAAGCCTTTGTTGCCTTCCTCCACGAACTGGCGCCCGATGGCGATCCGCTGGTGTTGCTGGCGGCGGCCTTGACCAGCCATCAACTGGGACACGGGCATGTGTGCCTCGATCTGTTCGAAACGCTCAAGGAGCCGGACTTCGCGCTATCCCTGCCGCCGGAGGGCGATCTGCAGACCGGAACCCTGTTGTTGCCATCGCAATTGCTTGAAGCATTGGAGGGCGCTCGCTGGTGCAAGGTCCTGGCATCCAGCAGTCTTGTGGCGCTGGCCGTCGATGAGCGTGATGAAACACAGCAGCGCCCATTGGTATTGTCTGGCAAGCGACTGTATTTACGCCGTTACTGGACGTACGAACGGCGCATCGACAGTGCGCTGCGCCAACGACTTATCGTCCATGAACCAACACCCGATGACCTGTCCGAACGCCTGAGTGGCCTGTTTGGCCAGGCCAGTTCCAGTGCGCAGATCGATTGGCAGAAACTCGCCTGTGCCCTGGCCACCCGTGGTGCATTCAGCATCGTTACGGGTGGGCCTGGAACCGGTAAAACCACCACGGTTGTGCGTTTGCTGGCCCTGCTCCAGGCGCCAGCCGTGGAGGCGGGCAAGCCACTGCGGATTCGACTTGCCGCCCCCACGGGCAAGGCCGCCGCGCGGCTGACAGAGTCCATCAGCCAGCAAGTTCGCACACTGCAAGTTGCCGAGAGCGTCAGGGACAAAATCCCCTCTGACGTGACCACGGTCCACCGTCTGCTCGGCAGCCGGCCGGGAACCCGGCATTTCCGCCATCACGCCGGCAATCGCCTGCCGCTGGATGTGCTGGTGGTCGACGAAGCCTCGATGATCGACCTGGAGATGATGGCCAATCTGCTTGATGCGTTGCCGACGCATGCCCGGTTGGTCTTGCTCGGTGACAAGGATCAGTTGGCGTCGGTGGAGGCCGGCGCCGTTCTCGGTGATCTGTGCCGCGATGCCGAGGCCGGTTGGTACAGCCCGCAGACCCGCGACTGGCTGGAGGCCGTCAGTGGTGAAAATCTTGGTTCCAGCGGTTTGCAGGAAGACATCGACGCCACTCACCCGCTGGCCCAGCAGGTCGTGATGCTGCGTCATTCGCGGCGCTTTGGCGAAGGCAGCGGCATTGGTCAACTGGCGCGCTGGGTCAATCAGCAGCAGGCCGATGAGGCCCGCAAGCTGCTGGCTGCCCGCAGTCATGCCGATCTTTTTTCGCTGCCCCTCAAGGGCGAGCAGGACAGGGCGCTGGAGCGTCTATTGCTCGAAGGCCATGGCGAAGGTCCGCAGGGTTATCGGCATTACCTGAGTCTCTTGCGCAACCAGCGTCCGTCCATCAACTCACTTCCCGACGATCCTTGCTGGATCGAGTGGGCACGCAATGTCTTGCAAGCCTTTGATGCGTTCCAGTTGCTGTGTGCCGTGCGCAAGGGACCGTGGGGTGTCGAGGGGCTGAATCAGCGGATTACCGGCGCGTTGCTCAAGGCGCGGCTGATCGACAGTGACCAGCAATGGTACGAAGGGCGTCCGGTACTGATGACGCGCAACGATTATGGCCTGGGCTTGATGAACGGCGACATCGGTATCGCCCTGAAATTGCCTGAGCGCGATGGCCAGGAGGGCGGACGCCAGGTGCTACGTGTCGCTTTTGCGCGTAACGATGGTCAGGGAGGTGTGAGGTTTGTTTTGCCCAGCCGACTCAATGACGTGGAAACCGTCTACGCCATGACCGTGCACAAATCCCAAGGCTCCGAATTCGCCCACACGGCGTTGATCCTGCCCGATGCGCTGAACCCGGTGCTGACCAAAGAGCTGATCTACACCGGAATCACTCGCGCCAAGAACTGGTTCAGCCTGATCGAACCACGTACCGGGATTTTTGAAGAAGCCGTACGACGCAAGGTCAAGCGCTTGAGCGGGTTGATGCTGGAATTGGGGTGA
- the recB gene encoding exodeoxyribonuclease V subunit beta has product MTAKVPLALAFPLRGSQLIEASAGTGKTFTISALYLRLVLGHGDESAGFGRELLPPQILVVTFTDAATKELRERIRTRLAEAARFFRDETPAPDSLIAELRGQFSPEQWSGCANRLDIAAQWMDEAAVSTIHSWCQRMLREHAFDSGSLFTQTLEVDHSNLLGEVLRDYWRLFCYPMQGDALNWVRSHWGGPAALLSRVRGLFASERDSAEGKEPAELITECLQARRDALLELKAPWRQWAQELREICLQGVASKSVDGRKMQARYFEPWFEKICTWAEDDSLEQLDIGTGFNRLTPDGMAEAWKGQAPSHPGLDAMSGLKASLDALPTPDAAVLKHAAQWVGARFEEEKRRRAEMGFDDMLLRLDAALRAEGGERLATLIREQFPVALIDEFQDTDPVQYRIFESIYRIEDNNPECGLFLIGDPKQAIYAFRGADIYTYLRARQATSGRLHTLGTNFRSSHGMVDAVNHVFQRAEAREQGRGAFLFREKNGENPVPFLPVESQGRKESLQINGQAVPALNIWQLSSEQPLSGVVYRQQLAAACASEITALLNGGQQGRAGFVRGAEDLQGLLPADIAILVRDGKEAQAVRNELSVRGVRSVYLSDKDSVFAAQEAHDLLSWLKACAEPDVERPLRAALASITLNLSLTELERLNQDELAWEKRVMQFREYRVIWRSQGILPMLRRLLHDFELPQALIARSDGERILTNLLHLSELLQQAAAELDGEQALIRHLSEHLALSGQAGEEQILRLESDEQLVKVVTIHKSKGLEYPLVFLPFICSAKPVDGSRLPMHYHDANGQAQITLSPTPELIALADDERLAEDLRLLYVALTRAQHACWLGVTDLKRGNNNSSVLHLSALGYLLGGGEKLVESTALKRWLEDLQQNCSALSYGEMPEATTERFLPPRNEATLLAPLIPKRKAAENWWIASYSALRIGDSLSAGSDEAPESPQAQKLFDDERLDPDAPREVLASGGDIHRFPRGPNPGTFLHGLLEWAGDEGFAADPKSIENAIARRCNRRGWEGWINTLSDWLQHLLQAPLRIGTEQPPVVFEQLTEYRVEMEFWFASHKVDVLKLDELVRQYTHAGASRVVAEPVLLNGMFKGFIDLTFEHAGRYYVADYKSNWLGADDSAYTEQAMEQSMLDHRYDLQYVLYLLALHRQLKARLADYDYDRHMGGALYLFLRGTRAPGQGVYFTRPPRELIERLDRLFQGKPEPKPEPAWEQGVLL; this is encoded by the coding sequence ATGACAGCGAAGGTCCCTCTGGCATTAGCCTTCCCGCTTCGCGGTAGTCAACTGATCGAAGCCAGTGCCGGCACCGGCAAGACGTTCACCATTTCCGCGCTCTACTTGCGGTTGGTGCTTGGGCACGGTGACGAGTCTGCCGGTTTTGGTCGTGAACTCCTGCCACCGCAAATCCTCGTGGTGACCTTTACTGATGCCGCGACCAAGGAGCTGCGTGAGCGGATCCGTACACGTCTTGCCGAGGCAGCGCGGTTTTTCCGCGACGAAACACCAGCACCTGACAGCCTGATTGCCGAGTTGCGTGGGCAGTTCAGTCCCGAACAGTGGTCCGGCTGCGCGAACCGTTTGGACATCGCCGCGCAGTGGATGGATGAGGCAGCAGTTTCGACGATTCACAGTTGGTGCCAACGGATGCTGCGTGAGCATGCGTTCGACAGTGGCAGTCTGTTCACTCAAACCCTTGAAGTTGATCACAGCAATCTGCTCGGTGAAGTTCTGCGCGATTACTGGCGACTGTTTTGCTACCCGATGCAAGGTGATGCGCTGAACTGGGTTCGCAGCCATTGGGGCGGCCCGGCCGCCTTGCTGTCACGAGTGCGCGGGTTGTTCGCCAGTGAGCGTGATAGCGCTGAAGGAAAAGAACCTGCCGAGCTGATCACGGAGTGCCTGCAAGCTCGACGTGATGCGTTGCTGGAGCTCAAGGCGCCTTGGCGACAATGGGCGCAGGAGTTGCGAGAGATCTGTCTGCAAGGCGTCGCCAGCAAGTCTGTCGACGGACGCAAGATGCAAGCGCGTTACTTCGAGCCCTGGTTCGAGAAAATCTGTACTTGGGCCGAGGATGACAGCCTTGAACAACTGGATATTGGCACCGGCTTCAATCGTCTGACACCCGATGGCATGGCTGAGGCCTGGAAAGGTCAGGCACCAAGCCACCCCGGCCTGGACGCCATGTCCGGCCTGAAAGCCAGTCTCGATGCATTGCCGACTCCGGATGCCGCAGTCCTGAAACATGCCGCACAGTGGGTGGGGGCGCGTTTTGAAGAAGAGAAGCGTCGGCGTGCTGAAATGGGTTTTGACGACATGCTGCTCAGGCTCGATGCTGCATTGCGAGCCGAAGGAGGGGAGCGTCTGGCGACGTTGATCCGCGAGCAGTTTCCCGTCGCGTTGATCGACGAATTCCAGGACACCGACCCGGTCCAGTACCGGATCTTCGAAAGTATCTATCGTATTGAAGACAACAACCCCGAATGTGGGCTGTTTCTGATCGGCGACCCTAAACAGGCGATCTATGCCTTCCGTGGCGCCGATATCTATACCTACCTGCGCGCGCGTCAGGCAACGAGTGGTCGCTTGCATACCCTGGGCACCAACTTCCGCTCCAGTCACGGGATGGTCGATGCGGTGAACCATGTGTTCCAGCGTGCAGAAGCCCGTGAGCAGGGGCGTGGTGCGTTTCTGTTTCGTGAGAAAAACGGCGAAAACCCGGTTCCATTTCTGCCGGTCGAATCGCAAGGCCGCAAAGAGTCTTTGCAGATCAACGGTCAGGCCGTACCGGCGCTGAATATCTGGCAACTGTCCAGCGAGCAACCGTTGTCCGGTGTTGTGTACCGACAGCAACTGGCTGCAGCGTGCGCCAGTGAAATCACTGCATTGCTCAATGGCGGCCAGCAGGGGCGTGCGGGTTTTGTCCGGGGGGCAGAGGATCTACAGGGGTTGCTACCGGCAGATATCGCGATTCTGGTACGCGATGGTAAAGAGGCCCAGGCGGTACGCAACGAATTGTCCGTGCGAGGTGTGCGCAGTGTTTATCTATCGGACAAGGACTCGGTGTTCGCGGCCCAAGAGGCTCACGACCTGTTGAGTTGGCTAAAGGCCTGCGCCGAGCCGGATGTCGAGCGACCACTGCGTGCAGCGCTGGCCAGCATCACCTTGAACCTGTCGCTGACAGAATTGGAGCGTTTGAACCAGGATGAGCTGGCCTGGGAGAAGCGTGTCATGCAGTTTCGTGAGTATCGGGTGATCTGGCGCAGTCAGGGCATCCTGCCAATGCTGCGCCGGTTGCTGCATGATTTCGAACTGCCTCAGGCCTTGATTGCCCGAAGCGATGGCGAGCGGATACTGACCAACCTGCTGCACCTCTCGGAGCTGTTGCAGCAAGCCGCCGCCGAGCTCGATGGCGAGCAAGCCCTGATTCGTCATTTGTCCGAGCATCTGGCGTTGTCCGGGCAGGCCGGCGAAGAGCAGATTCTGCGTCTGGAAAGCGATGAGCAACTGGTCAAGGTAGTGACCATCCACAAATCCAAAGGCCTTGAGTATCCGCTGGTTTTTCTGCCGTTCATTTGTTCGGCAAAACCGGTGGACGGCAGTCGATTGCCGATGCACTACCACGACGCGAACGGGCAAGCCCAGATAACGTTGAGCCCAACCCCCGAGTTGATTGCCCTGGCGGACGATGAGCGCTTGGCTGAAGATTTGCGTCTGCTCTATGTGGCCTTGACCCGAGCCCAGCATGCTTGCTGGCTGGGAGTCACCGACCTCAAGCGCGGCAATAACAACAGCTCGGTGCTGCACCTGTCGGCATTGGGCTATCTGCTGGGTGGCGGCGAAAAGCTGGTCGAGTCGACGGCGCTGAAGCGTTGGCTTGAAGACTTGCAGCAAAACTGCAGCGCTTTGAGCTATGGCGAGATGCCTGAAGCCACAACCGAACGTTTTCTCCCGCCACGCAATGAGGCAACGTTGCTCGCACCGCTGATACCGAAGCGCAAGGCGGCCGAGAACTGGTGGATCGCCTCCTACAGTGCGTTGCGCATTGGCGATAGTCTGAGCGCTGGCAGCGACGAAGCGCCGGAAAGCCCTCAAGCGCAAAAGCTTTTCGATGACGAGCGACTTGATCCCGATGCGCCACGCGAAGTGCTTGCGAGCGGTGGTGATATCCACCGCTTCCCGCGCGGGCCGAATCCCGGGACTTTTCTCCATGGATTATTGGAGTGGGCGGGTGACGAAGGTTTCGCCGCAGACCCGAAATCCATCGAAAACGCCATTGCACGCCGCTGCAACCGCCGCGGCTGGGAAGGCTGGATCAACACCCTGAGCGACTGGCTGCAGCATTTGTTGCAAGCGCCGTTACGCATTGGTACCGAACAACCACCCGTGGTGTTCGAGCAACTGACCGAGTACCGGGTCGAAATGGAATTCTGGTTTGCCAGCCATAAAGTCGATGTGTTGAAGCTCGACGAACTGGTGCGCCAATACACCCATGCCGGCGCTTCTCGTGTCGTTGCCGAGCCCGTCCTGCTGAATGGCATGTTCAAAGGCTTTATCGACCTGACGTTCGAGCACGCCGGGCGTTATTACGTTGCGGATTACAAGTCCAACTGGCTCGGTGCTGACGATTCGGCCTATACCGAGCAGGCAATGGAACAGTCGATGCTCGATCATCGCTATGACCTGCAGTACGTGTTGTATCTACTGGCGTTGCATCGCCAGCTCAAGGCGCGACTCGCTGATTACGACTATGACCGGCACATGGGGGGCGCCTTGTACCTGTTCCTGCGCGGCACCCGGGCACCTGGCCAAGGCGTGTATTTCACTCGTCCGCCACGGGAATTGATCGAACGACTGGACCGGCTGTTCCAGGGAAAACCAGAACCCAAGCCTGAACCGGCCTGGGAGCAGGGTGTATTGCTATGA
- the recC gene encoding exodeoxyribonuclease V subunit gamma: MADASFLSAGFMVVHGNRLDELRSLVVSWMRRYPLAPLENEIALVQSNGIAQWLKLALAEDPEDDDMGGCGIAAAIDVQLPGSFMWQLYRSVLGRDEIPAKSLLDKAPLTWRLMRLLPELIDQPHFEPLQRFLTHDTDLRKRYQLAERLADLFDQYQVYRADWLEDWAAGRHQLRNGRGESKPLTPANCWQAELWRALLLDVGEQGMAQSRAGVHQRFIETITGLDTAPKGLPSRVIVFGISSLPAQALEALAGLARFSQVLLCVHNPCRHHWADIVADKDLLRHQYKRQARKTGMPVVLDPQTLHQHAHPLLAAWGKQGRDYINLLDSYDDPNSYRSAFRDGRIDLFSESQPLNMLNQLQDDILELRPLNETRLLWPAVDLKQDESIRFHIAHSAQREVEILHDQLLARFSADPQLRPRDVIVMVPDIDSYAPHIRAVFGQLEREDRRFIPFTLTDQGQRGRDPLLIAVEHLLKLPDSRFPVSEILDLLDVPALRARFGVEERDLPTLHRWIEGAGVRWGMNAEQRAGLGLPDELEQNSWRFGLRRMLLGYAVGSGHSCDGIEPYDEIGGLDAALIGPLVALLDALQIAHAELTQPASPDQWGVRLQALMQLFFLASNEHDDYLLAQLELLRETWLETCESVGLLDELPLTVVREAWLAGLDQGRLSQRFLAGAVNFCTLMPMRAIPFKLVCLLGMNDGDYPRAQPPLDFDLMGSDYRPGDRSRREDDRYLLLEALLSARDQLYISWVGRSIRDNSERPASVLIGQLRDHLANGWKNTDGSKELLDAMTQEHPLQPFSARYFHEGDQLFSYAREWQLLHEQHDRGPVLEVLDAYVQEEPLSLGQLQDFLRNPVRHFFSQRLKVFFEAAEAPLADEEPFVLDALQRYSLSDSLLEAALASPDQPEQALHAQAKRLQDSGLLPMAGFGECLQRELIEPLPDLLQRYQQLLALWPTPQNSALPVTLQLQGVSLEGWLSGLHQRSDGGLLAVTTIPNSIGSIKTRKWHRLTRPWVNHLVACASGLSMTTGLVASDDTLLLAPIEQDAALKTLGNLLQAWQSGMRQPLPVAVKTAFAWLGQTDPLKAEAAARKAYEGDGQTTDGERRESPALARQFADYNALIADETFVDWCDALYRPLLEAPWRSLTSEESHS; encoded by the coding sequence ATGGCGGACGCCTCGTTCCTCAGTGCTGGTTTTATGGTGGTTCACGGCAACCGCCTGGACGAACTGCGTAGCCTGGTGGTCAGCTGGATGCGGCGTTATCCGCTTGCGCCCCTGGAAAATGAAATCGCTCTGGTGCAGAGCAACGGTATTGCCCAATGGCTGAAGCTGGCATTGGCCGAAGACCCTGAAGATGACGACATGGGCGGCTGTGGCATCGCTGCGGCGATTGATGTGCAGTTACCCGGCAGCTTTATGTGGCAACTTTATCGATCAGTGCTCGGGCGTGATGAAATTCCAGCGAAATCGTTGCTGGACAAGGCCCCTCTAACCTGGCGATTGATGCGCCTGTTGCCAGAGCTGATTGATCAACCACATTTCGAACCGCTGCAACGCTTCCTGACTCACGATACCGACCTGCGTAAACGCTATCAGCTCGCTGAGCGGCTTGCTGATCTGTTTGACCAGTATCAAGTGTACCGGGCGGACTGGCTGGAAGATTGGGCGGCGGGTCGCCATCAACTGCGTAACGGTAGAGGTGAGAGCAAGCCGCTCACTCCGGCCAACTGCTGGCAGGCTGAGTTATGGCGTGCGCTGTTGCTGGACGTCGGTGAGCAAGGCATGGCGCAAAGTCGCGCAGGCGTTCATCAACGCTTCATAGAGACAATCACTGGGCTGGACACCGCACCTAAGGGACTACCTTCACGGGTGATCGTTTTTGGCATTTCTTCGCTACCTGCTCAAGCCCTGGAAGCACTCGCAGGATTGGCTCGCTTCAGCCAGGTTCTGCTCTGCGTGCATAACCCATGTCGTCACCACTGGGCAGACATCGTCGCCGATAAAGACCTTTTAAGGCATCAGTACAAGCGACAGGCGCGCAAGACCGGCATGCCGGTCGTACTTGACCCACAAACCCTGCATCAACATGCTCACCCGCTGCTGGCAGCCTGGGGCAAGCAAGGGCGCGACTACATCAACCTGCTCGACAGTTATGACGATCCCAACAGCTATCGATCAGCTTTTCGCGATGGACGTATCGATCTATTCAGCGAAAGCCAGCCGTTGAACATGCTCAATCAATTGCAGGACGACATCCTTGAGTTACGCCCGCTGAATGAAACCCGCCTGCTCTGGCCTGCGGTCGATCTGAAGCAGGACGAGTCGATCCGTTTTCACATTGCCCATAGCGCACAGCGTGAAGTGGAGATACTCCACGATCAGTTGCTCGCACGCTTTAGCGCAGACCCGCAGTTGCGCCCACGCGATGTGATCGTGATGGTTCCGGACATCGACAGTTACGCTCCGCACATCCGCGCCGTGTTCGGTCAACTTGAGCGGGAAGATCGGCGCTTTATCCCTTTCACGCTGACCGACCAGGGCCAGCGTGGTCGTGACCCGCTACTGATTGCGGTCGAGCATTTGCTCAAACTGCCTGACAGCCGTTTCCCGGTCAGCGAGATTCTCGACTTGTTGGACGTTCCTGCATTGCGCGCCCGATTTGGCGTAGAGGAGCGCGACCTGCCGACCTTGCATCGCTGGATCGAGGGGGCTGGCGTTCGCTGGGGTATGAACGCCGAACAACGCGCCGGTCTTGGTTTACCTGATGAACTTGAGCAAAACAGTTGGCGTTTTGGTTTGCGTCGCATGCTTCTGGGGTATGCCGTTGGCAGTGGTCATTCCTGCGATGGCATCGAACCTTATGATGAAATCGGCGGACTGGATGCGGCACTGATCGGCCCATTGGTAGCTTTACTCGATGCTTTGCAGATCGCTCACGCGGAACTCACGCAACCGGCATCGCCCGATCAATGGGGTGTGCGTCTGCAAGCATTGATGCAGCTATTTTTCCTGGCCAGCAATGAGCATGATGACTATCTGCTGGCCCAACTTGAGTTGCTCCGCGAAACCTGGCTGGAGACCTGCGAATCGGTTGGTTTACTGGATGAGCTGCCGCTGACGGTGGTCCGTGAAGCCTGGTTGGCTGGTCTCGATCAGGGGCGTTTATCCCAACGCTTCCTGGCCGGCGCAGTGAATTTTTGTACGCTCATGCCGATGCGGGCAATCCCGTTCAAGCTCGTTTGCCTGCTGGGTATGAACGATGGTGATTATCCGCGTGCACAACCGCCACTGGATTTCGATCTGATGGGCAGCGATTACCGCCCCGGTGATCGGTCTCGGCGAGAGGATGATCGCTATCTATTGCTCGAAGCCTTGCTCTCGGCGCGGGACCAGCTTTACATCAGTTGGGTCGGGCGCAGTATTCGTGACAATAGCGAGCGCCCCGCATCGGTATTGATCGGTCAGCTGCGTGACCATCTGGCTAACGGCTGGAAAAACACCGACGGCAGTAAAGAACTCCTCGATGCGATGACCCAGGAGCATCCGTTACAACCCTTCAGTGCCCGTTATTTCCATGAAGGCGATCAACTGTTCAGCTATGCCCGAGAATGGCAGCTGTTGCATGAGCAGCATGACCGTGGTCCAGTCTTGGAGGTGCTTGATGCCTATGTTCAGGAAGAGCCGCTGAGCCTTGGTCAACTACAGGATTTCCTGCGTAATCCCGTGCGGCATTTTTTCAGTCAGCGTCTCAAGGTGTTTTTCGAAGCGGCTGAAGCGCCTTTGGCAGATGAAGAGCCCTTCGTGCTCGATGCACTGCAACGCTACAGCCTGAGCGACAGCTTGCTTGAAGCTGCACTGGCTAGCCCCGATCAACCTGAGCAGGCTCTGCATGCACAGGCCAAAAGATTGCAGGACAGCGGCTTGCTGCCGATGGCCGGTTTCGGTGAGTGCTTGCAACGTGAGTTGATCGAGCCGCTACCGGATCTGCTGCAACGTTATCAACAGTTGCTCGCATTGTGGCCAACACCGCAAAACAGTGCTTTGCCGGTGACGCTCCAATTGCAGGGAGTGAGCCTGGAAGGCTGGCTCAGCGGTCTCCATCAACGCAGCGATGGCGGGTTGCTGGCTGTCACTACGATCCCCAACAGCATTGGTTCGATCAAGACCCGCAAGTGGCATCGTTTGACTCGTCCTTGGGTTAATCACCTGGTGGCTTGCGCGAGCGGCTTGTCGATGACTACGGGGTTGGTGGCCAGTGACGATACCTTGCTGCTTGCCCCTATCGAGCAAGATGCCGCGCTGAAAACCCTGGGCAATCTGTTACAGGCCTGGCAATCAGGTATGCGCCAGCCATTGCCCGTAGCGGTAAAAACGGCTTTCGCCTGGCTGGGCCAGACTGATCCGCTCAAAGCCGAGGCTGCCGCTCGCAAGGCCTATGAGGGCGACGGTCAGACCACCGATGGCGAGCGCCGCGAAAGCCCTGCACTGGCTCGCCAGTTTGCCGATTACAACGCCCTGATTGCCGACGAAACCTTTGTCGATTGGTGTGACGCGCTCTACCGTCCGCTGCTCGAAGCCCCTTGGCGCTCATTGACCAGTGAGGAGTCGCACTCATGA